A genomic stretch from Rhineura floridana isolate rRhiFlo1 chromosome 18, rRhiFlo1.hap2, whole genome shotgun sequence includes:
- the ANKLE1 gene encoding ankyrin repeat and LEM domain-containing protein 1 isoform X2, translating to MRRMVEALLQRGADPNLVLPEGIAAIHLAAGMEQEKGVRCLGLLLQYGGDPNVRSVDGLTPLHVAASWGCYTCLRLLLMEGGDPRLKDQDGNTAIDLASEEGNKMCVHILQGFLEETGQSSCIPWRRAESFLSTVNEDTLDPAGALGLEDCRPDPFGRTPQSPSSESLQCTGPRSPLPRLAAAAPENRPDFNVKSFSFEDKLSSSFLTECSWEPSTLFDQGDLCAQPVVSSSSVPGKVASSPSPARGFPIDRPVHPKEEADVGTTQSRPVLDTTARGCSLFPGPNGVLFHSTLIYSESRKSAMSLEMPNTTGSQEIPGPLPTCAIQSECKAGHIPSTQGANMTLDLSQYNSFLDPDLMVRVASCEGLDVTSPDHTYLFSWAGPTAAVDLEKTVVAPAFLSRACRNLDGCSAGDKSFSGSSDSGSGGRYASCDSECYASTTEAPWCSKAQSHEEQRGSFGCCSPGPHSIGSNNLMHLGLSPRVPVCSSEKQVEAVSAAFSGRVSPARADNLRPLHDGIHCKEVSLNACTGRRPLDLCSTGTNECAGNIGELDFSQDGILANPPLQKRGDQHRSMLPLGETQKAMISGAENECLFEISSFNGKAASWEPRGELKGTVPAEEAWAELNEGERRGGTRGSHCSMSTQDVEEKGERLQTQDTVLIERTPEETKPLLGNENPVSPDTVAVPSQTPPDAREDEPTSLDAKLRSMMLATKICHSPLLRLNQRPCYVTPRTKSRTIASDGHSASSSSSLFDESLETPWRPRRVRSPGGMTPTSGKGQNRVADQGNRGPPCVAEEENGDLDDTVLIGAGPGSCKPASCTGSAPSGSAVSSPAVPASSGRHFCGGDELLDVKLGADCARDLEEELPSEEETLPPRNRKDDCPVQETADVVPSWTDPDQSSARHSRTKRQGRPSRVSFSRLSARGLPSVPRASILLCGNMSPVAQGVPLSPGGRPVNLSATEPVEYLYVDEDKGHSLIERHVPCRDDSVANATGSEDTIIYDWRAYASQALGPVNKVSGPPEATSELQHLSDGELVRRLRDFGVNPGPVTALTRKVYTQLLEKLMSDPKTKARKGSAGYSLELSSALDTYQIPDGKDDEMTLAGQFDQPDKSRKWREGLLKSSFNYLLLDPRVTQNLPFRCQYVSQAECFRTFVSAIFYVGKGKRSRPYCHLYEALAHYRESRRKRGAQACAKVQHILEIWASGQGVISMHCFQNVIPVEAYTREACMVDSVGLKMLTNQKRGNYYGVVAGWPMKRRRCLGVHLLHRAMQIFLAEGERQLRPADIQTGQ from the exons ATGCGCAG GATGGTGGAAGCCCTCCTCCAGCGGGGCGCAGACCCCAACTTGGTTCTACCCGAGGGGATCGCTGCCATCCATCTGGCCGCCGGCATGGAGCAGGAGAAGGGGGTCCGCTGCCTTGGCCTCCTCCTGCAGTACGGTGGAGACCCCAATGTCAG GTCTGTGGACGGCCTCACCCCCTTGCACGTTGCGGCTTCCTGGGGGTGCTACACGTGCTTAAGGCTCTTGCTGATGGAAGGAGGAGACCCTCGGCTCAAGGATCAG GACGGGAACACAGCCATCGATCTGGCCTCGGAGGAGGGGAACAAGATGTGCGTCCACATCCTGCAGGGATTCCTGGAAGAGACTGGACAGAGCTCTTGCATAC CCTGGCGAAGAGCAGAAAGCTTTCTCTCCACTGTGAATGAAGACACCTTGGATCCTGCAGGGGCACTGGGGCTTGAGGACTGTCGCCCCGACCCATTCGGAAGAACCCCACAGTCGCCTTCGAGCGAGAGCCTCCAATGCACGGGGCCACGCAGCCCCCTCCCTCGCCTGGCTGCAGCTGCTCCAGAGAACCGCCCAGATTTTAACGTTAAATCCTTTTCCTTTGAGGACAAGCTCTCCTCTTCGTTCCTCACAGAGTGTTCTTGGGAACCCAGCACGTTGTTTGATCAGGGCGACCTCTGCGCTCAGCCAGTGGTCTCATCCAGCAGTGTACCTGGGAAGGTAGCCTCGAGTCCGTCTCCCGCACGGGGTTTCCCCATTGACAGGCCTGTACACCCCAAAGAGGAGGCAGATGTCGGCACGACCCAATCTCGGCCTGTTCTGGATACTACAGCGAGGGGGTGCTCTTTGTTTCCAGGTCCAAACGGCGTCCTTTTCCATTCCACTCTAATCTACTCTGAGTCTCGCAAGTCCGCAATGAGCCTTGAAATGCCAAACACTACTGGATCCCAGGAGATCCCTGGGCCCTTGCCCACTTGTGCAATTCAGTCTGAATGTAAAGCAGGTCACATTCCTAGCACACAGGGCGCCAACATGACCCTCGACCTCTCTCAGTACAACAGCTTCCTAGACCCAGACCTCATGGTGCGGGTCGccagctgtgaagggctggacgTCACCTCCCCTGATCACACCTACCTTTTCTCCTGGGCAGGCCCCACGGCTGCCGTGGACTTGGAAAAGACTGTGGTCGCCCCGGCGTTCCTGTCGAGGGCCTGCAGGAATCTGGACGGATGCTCTGCAGGAGATAAGTCATTCAGCGGAAGCTCCGACAGTGGCAGCGGTGGCCGATATGCCTCATGCGACAGCGAATGTTACGCAAGCACTACAGAAGCACCATGGTGCAGCAAGGCTCAGTCCCACGAGGAACAAAGGGGCAGCTTCGGCTGTTGTTCACCCGGCCCCCACAGCATCGGGAGCAACAATTTGATGCACCTTGGACTGTCGCCCAGGGTACCAGTGTGCAGCTCAGAAAAGCAGGTAGAGGCAGTGTCAGCAGCTTTTAGCGGGAGGGTTTCACCTGCTAGAGCTGACAATCTGAGGCCCTTGCACGATGGAATTCATTGTAAGGAAGTGTCTCTCAATGCATGCACTGGGAGGCGACCTCTGGATCTCTGCAGCACTGGGACGAACGAATGTGCTGGAAACATTGGGGAGCTGGATTTCTCCCAGGATGGGATTCTTGCAAATCCTCCTTTGCAAAAGAGAGGAGACCAGCACCGGAGCATGCTGCCGTTGGGGGAGACACAGAAGGCGATGATCTCTGGCGCAGAGAACGAGTGTCTTTTTGAAATTTCCTCTTTCAATGGAAAAGCTGCTAGTTGGGAACCGCGAGGTGAACTCAAAGGAACTGTGCCGGCTGAAGAAGCCTGGGCAGAGCTGaatgagggggagaggagagggggcacGCGAGGATCCCATTGCTCTATGAGCACCCAGGATGTAGAGGAGAAAGGAGAGAGGTTGCAGACTCAAGACACGGTGCTTATAGAGAGGACACCTGAAGAGACAAAGCCACTCTTAGGCAACGAGAACCCCGTCTCTCCTGACACAGTGGCTGTCCCGAGTCAAACTCCTCCAGATGCCCGAGAAGACGAACCCACCAGCCTGGATGCAAAGCTGAGGTCGATGATGCTGGCAACCAAGATCTGCCATTCGCCATTGCTCCGGCTGAACCAGAGGCCCTGCTACGTGACACCTAGGACCAAAAGCCGCACAATTGCCTCGGATGGTCACAGTGCCAGCAGCTCCTCCTCCCTCTTTGATGAGTCCCTGGAGACACCGTGGCGTCCTAGGCGAGTAAGGAGCCCCGGGGGGATGACACCGACCTCCGGTAAGGGGCAGAATCGGGTTGCTGACCAGGGGAACAGGGGCCCGCCTTGTGTGGCAGAGGAGGAAAACGGTGACCTGGACGATACCGTATTAATCGGGGCTGGTCCCGGCAGTTGTAAGCCGGCCAGCTGCACGGGATCTGCCCCTTCAGGTTCTGCTGTCTCCAGCCCAGCTGTGCCAGCAAGCTCTGGGAGACATTTCTGTGGAGGTGATGAACTTTTGGATGTAAAGCTTGGCGCTGATTGTGCGAGagatttggaggaggaacttcccTCAGAGGAGGAGACGTTGCCACCCAGGAATAGAAAGGACGATTGCCCTGTCCAAGAAACAGCGGATGTTGTCCCTTCTTGGACTGATCCTGATCAGTCAAGCGCGAGGCACAGTAGGACCAAGAGGCAGGGCCGTCCCTCAAGGGTGAGCTTCAGCCGGCTGTCTGCGAGAGGGCTGCCCTCTGTGCCAAGAGCCTCCATTCTTCTGTGTGGAAACATGAGCCCCGTCGCTCAAGGTGTCCCGCTGTCGCCCGGTGGCCGGCCTGTGAACCTGAGTGCCACCGAGCCCGTGGAATACCTTTACGTGGATGAGGACAAAGGGCACTCCCTCATTGAGCGGCACGTTCCTTGCAGGGACGACTCTGTGGCCAACGCTACCGGTTCCGAAGACACCATCATTTATGACTGGCGGGCGTATGCAAGCCAAGCACTGGGGCCGGTGAACAAGGTCAGCGGCCCCCCAGAGGCCACCTCAGAGCTGCAGCACCTCTCAGATGGAGAGCTGGTCCGGCGGCTGCGAGACTTTGGCGTCAACCCGGGACCCGTGACGGCTCTCACCAGGAAGGTTTACACGCAGCTGTTGGAGAAGCTGATGAGCGACCCGAAGACCAAGGCCCGGAAGGGCTCTGCAG GCTACAGCCTGGAACTGTCTTCAGCCCTGGACACGTACCAGATCCCGGATGGCAAAGACGACGAGATGACTCTGGCCGGGCAGTTCGACCAGCCAGACAAGAGCCGTAAGTGGAGGGAAGGCCTGCTCAAATCCAGCTTTAACTACCTGCTGTTGGATCCGAG GGTGACCCAGAACCTGCCCTTCCGTTGCCAGTACGTCAGCCAGGCAGAGTGCTTCCGGACATTTGTCAGCGCCATCTTCTACGTGGGCAAAGGAAAGCGCTCCAGGCCGTATTGCCACCTCTACGAGGCCTTGGCCCACTACAGGGAGAGCCGGAGGAAGCGCGGGGCCCAG GCATGTGCCAAAGTCCAGCATATCCTGGAAATCTGGGCGAGCGGGCAGGGCGTCATCTCCATGCACTGCTTCCAGAACGTCATTCCGGTGGAAGCCTACACGCGGGAGGCTTGCATGGTCGACAGCGTCG
- the ANKLE1 gene encoding ankyrin repeat and LEM domain-containing protein 1 isoform X1 has protein sequence MRRCASSSPWTPSSGKMNDLQLSAELCEALRGGEDEMVEALLQRGADPNLVLPEGIAAIHLAAGMEQEKGVRCLGLLLQYGGDPNVRSVDGLTPLHVAASWGCYTCLRLLLMEGGDPRLKDQDGNTAIDLASEEGNKMCVHILQGFLEETGQSSCIPWRRAESFLSTVNEDTLDPAGALGLEDCRPDPFGRTPQSPSSESLQCTGPRSPLPRLAAAAPENRPDFNVKSFSFEDKLSSSFLTECSWEPSTLFDQGDLCAQPVVSSSSVPGKVASSPSPARGFPIDRPVHPKEEADVGTTQSRPVLDTTARGCSLFPGPNGVLFHSTLIYSESRKSAMSLEMPNTTGSQEIPGPLPTCAIQSECKAGHIPSTQGANMTLDLSQYNSFLDPDLMVRVASCEGLDVTSPDHTYLFSWAGPTAAVDLEKTVVAPAFLSRACRNLDGCSAGDKSFSGSSDSGSGGRYASCDSECYASTTEAPWCSKAQSHEEQRGSFGCCSPGPHSIGSNNLMHLGLSPRVPVCSSEKQVEAVSAAFSGRVSPARADNLRPLHDGIHCKEVSLNACTGRRPLDLCSTGTNECAGNIGELDFSQDGILANPPLQKRGDQHRSMLPLGETQKAMISGAENECLFEISSFNGKAASWEPRGELKGTVPAEEAWAELNEGERRGGTRGSHCSMSTQDVEEKGERLQTQDTVLIERTPEETKPLLGNENPVSPDTVAVPSQTPPDAREDEPTSLDAKLRSMMLATKICHSPLLRLNQRPCYVTPRTKSRTIASDGHSASSSSSLFDESLETPWRPRRVRSPGGMTPTSGKGQNRVADQGNRGPPCVAEEENGDLDDTVLIGAGPGSCKPASCTGSAPSGSAVSSPAVPASSGRHFCGGDELLDVKLGADCARDLEEELPSEEETLPPRNRKDDCPVQETADVVPSWTDPDQSSARHSRTKRQGRPSRVSFSRLSARGLPSVPRASILLCGNMSPVAQGVPLSPGGRPVNLSATEPVEYLYVDEDKGHSLIERHVPCRDDSVANATGSEDTIIYDWRAYASQALGPVNKVSGPPEATSELQHLSDGELVRRLRDFGVNPGPVTALTRKVYTQLLEKLMSDPKTKARKGSAGYSLELSSALDTYQIPDGKDDEMTLAGQFDQPDKSRKWREGLLKSSFNYLLLDPRVTQNLPFRCQYVSQAECFRTFVSAIFYVGKGKRSRPYCHLYEALAHYRESRRKRGAQACAKVQHILEIWASGQGVISMHCFQNVIPVEAYTREACMVDSVGLKMLTNQKRGNYYGVVAGWPMKRRRCLGVHLLHRAMQIFLAEGERQLRPADIQTGQ, from the exons ATGCGCAGGTGTGCCTCCTCTTCTCCTTGGACGCCCTCTAGTGGCAAAATGAACGATTTGCAGCTGTCAGCCGAGCTGTGCGAGGCTCTGCGGGGCGGAGAGGACGA GATGGTGGAAGCCCTCCTCCAGCGGGGCGCAGACCCCAACTTGGTTCTACCCGAGGGGATCGCTGCCATCCATCTGGCCGCCGGCATGGAGCAGGAGAAGGGGGTCCGCTGCCTTGGCCTCCTCCTGCAGTACGGTGGAGACCCCAATGTCAG GTCTGTGGACGGCCTCACCCCCTTGCACGTTGCGGCTTCCTGGGGGTGCTACACGTGCTTAAGGCTCTTGCTGATGGAAGGAGGAGACCCTCGGCTCAAGGATCAG GACGGGAACACAGCCATCGATCTGGCCTCGGAGGAGGGGAACAAGATGTGCGTCCACATCCTGCAGGGATTCCTGGAAGAGACTGGACAGAGCTCTTGCATAC CCTGGCGAAGAGCAGAAAGCTTTCTCTCCACTGTGAATGAAGACACCTTGGATCCTGCAGGGGCACTGGGGCTTGAGGACTGTCGCCCCGACCCATTCGGAAGAACCCCACAGTCGCCTTCGAGCGAGAGCCTCCAATGCACGGGGCCACGCAGCCCCCTCCCTCGCCTGGCTGCAGCTGCTCCAGAGAACCGCCCAGATTTTAACGTTAAATCCTTTTCCTTTGAGGACAAGCTCTCCTCTTCGTTCCTCACAGAGTGTTCTTGGGAACCCAGCACGTTGTTTGATCAGGGCGACCTCTGCGCTCAGCCAGTGGTCTCATCCAGCAGTGTACCTGGGAAGGTAGCCTCGAGTCCGTCTCCCGCACGGGGTTTCCCCATTGACAGGCCTGTACACCCCAAAGAGGAGGCAGATGTCGGCACGACCCAATCTCGGCCTGTTCTGGATACTACAGCGAGGGGGTGCTCTTTGTTTCCAGGTCCAAACGGCGTCCTTTTCCATTCCACTCTAATCTACTCTGAGTCTCGCAAGTCCGCAATGAGCCTTGAAATGCCAAACACTACTGGATCCCAGGAGATCCCTGGGCCCTTGCCCACTTGTGCAATTCAGTCTGAATGTAAAGCAGGTCACATTCCTAGCACACAGGGCGCCAACATGACCCTCGACCTCTCTCAGTACAACAGCTTCCTAGACCCAGACCTCATGGTGCGGGTCGccagctgtgaagggctggacgTCACCTCCCCTGATCACACCTACCTTTTCTCCTGGGCAGGCCCCACGGCTGCCGTGGACTTGGAAAAGACTGTGGTCGCCCCGGCGTTCCTGTCGAGGGCCTGCAGGAATCTGGACGGATGCTCTGCAGGAGATAAGTCATTCAGCGGAAGCTCCGACAGTGGCAGCGGTGGCCGATATGCCTCATGCGACAGCGAATGTTACGCAAGCACTACAGAAGCACCATGGTGCAGCAAGGCTCAGTCCCACGAGGAACAAAGGGGCAGCTTCGGCTGTTGTTCACCCGGCCCCCACAGCATCGGGAGCAACAATTTGATGCACCTTGGACTGTCGCCCAGGGTACCAGTGTGCAGCTCAGAAAAGCAGGTAGAGGCAGTGTCAGCAGCTTTTAGCGGGAGGGTTTCACCTGCTAGAGCTGACAATCTGAGGCCCTTGCACGATGGAATTCATTGTAAGGAAGTGTCTCTCAATGCATGCACTGGGAGGCGACCTCTGGATCTCTGCAGCACTGGGACGAACGAATGTGCTGGAAACATTGGGGAGCTGGATTTCTCCCAGGATGGGATTCTTGCAAATCCTCCTTTGCAAAAGAGAGGAGACCAGCACCGGAGCATGCTGCCGTTGGGGGAGACACAGAAGGCGATGATCTCTGGCGCAGAGAACGAGTGTCTTTTTGAAATTTCCTCTTTCAATGGAAAAGCTGCTAGTTGGGAACCGCGAGGTGAACTCAAAGGAACTGTGCCGGCTGAAGAAGCCTGGGCAGAGCTGaatgagggggagaggagagggggcacGCGAGGATCCCATTGCTCTATGAGCACCCAGGATGTAGAGGAGAAAGGAGAGAGGTTGCAGACTCAAGACACGGTGCTTATAGAGAGGACACCTGAAGAGACAAAGCCACTCTTAGGCAACGAGAACCCCGTCTCTCCTGACACAGTGGCTGTCCCGAGTCAAACTCCTCCAGATGCCCGAGAAGACGAACCCACCAGCCTGGATGCAAAGCTGAGGTCGATGATGCTGGCAACCAAGATCTGCCATTCGCCATTGCTCCGGCTGAACCAGAGGCCCTGCTACGTGACACCTAGGACCAAAAGCCGCACAATTGCCTCGGATGGTCACAGTGCCAGCAGCTCCTCCTCCCTCTTTGATGAGTCCCTGGAGACACCGTGGCGTCCTAGGCGAGTAAGGAGCCCCGGGGGGATGACACCGACCTCCGGTAAGGGGCAGAATCGGGTTGCTGACCAGGGGAACAGGGGCCCGCCTTGTGTGGCAGAGGAGGAAAACGGTGACCTGGACGATACCGTATTAATCGGGGCTGGTCCCGGCAGTTGTAAGCCGGCCAGCTGCACGGGATCTGCCCCTTCAGGTTCTGCTGTCTCCAGCCCAGCTGTGCCAGCAAGCTCTGGGAGACATTTCTGTGGAGGTGATGAACTTTTGGATGTAAAGCTTGGCGCTGATTGTGCGAGagatttggaggaggaacttcccTCAGAGGAGGAGACGTTGCCACCCAGGAATAGAAAGGACGATTGCCCTGTCCAAGAAACAGCGGATGTTGTCCCTTCTTGGACTGATCCTGATCAGTCAAGCGCGAGGCACAGTAGGACCAAGAGGCAGGGCCGTCCCTCAAGGGTGAGCTTCAGCCGGCTGTCTGCGAGAGGGCTGCCCTCTGTGCCAAGAGCCTCCATTCTTCTGTGTGGAAACATGAGCCCCGTCGCTCAAGGTGTCCCGCTGTCGCCCGGTGGCCGGCCTGTGAACCTGAGTGCCACCGAGCCCGTGGAATACCTTTACGTGGATGAGGACAAAGGGCACTCCCTCATTGAGCGGCACGTTCCTTGCAGGGACGACTCTGTGGCCAACGCTACCGGTTCCGAAGACACCATCATTTATGACTGGCGGGCGTATGCAAGCCAAGCACTGGGGCCGGTGAACAAGGTCAGCGGCCCCCCAGAGGCCACCTCAGAGCTGCAGCACCTCTCAGATGGAGAGCTGGTCCGGCGGCTGCGAGACTTTGGCGTCAACCCGGGACCCGTGACGGCTCTCACCAGGAAGGTTTACACGCAGCTGTTGGAGAAGCTGATGAGCGACCCGAAGACCAAGGCCCGGAAGGGCTCTGCAG GCTACAGCCTGGAACTGTCTTCAGCCCTGGACACGTACCAGATCCCGGATGGCAAAGACGACGAGATGACTCTGGCCGGGCAGTTCGACCAGCCAGACAAGAGCCGTAAGTGGAGGGAAGGCCTGCTCAAATCCAGCTTTAACTACCTGCTGTTGGATCCGAG GGTGACCCAGAACCTGCCCTTCCGTTGCCAGTACGTCAGCCAGGCAGAGTGCTTCCGGACATTTGTCAGCGCCATCTTCTACGTGGGCAAAGGAAAGCGCTCCAGGCCGTATTGCCACCTCTACGAGGCCTTGGCCCACTACAGGGAGAGCCGGAGGAAGCGCGGGGCCCAG GCATGTGCCAAAGTCCAGCATATCCTGGAAATCTGGGCGAGCGGGCAGGGCGTCATCTCCATGCACTGCTTCCAGAACGTCATTCCGGTGGAAGCCTACACGCGGGAGGCTTGCATGGTCGACAGCGTCG